A DNA window from Kitasatospora atroaurantiaca contains the following coding sequences:
- a CDS encoding thymidylate synthase: MLAPPMFPSFERAYIEVLRHVSEDYEFRNAPRGNTSRESLGLSFQLSDPRSRTPFLNSRKINPIYHFAEALWYLGGRSDLAMIGYYAPRRHRDSHDGVTIDGSAYGARIFQQPYEQAVELLQGEKDSKRAVLPVFRAGELADPQSPDVPCLLALHLLLREGRLHMVCYMRANDADRGLIADVFSFTLIQEFTACVLGVDLGTYTHHVGSMHIGEPDMPRVEQVIAESIGRRSELPRFAPPVMPTDTGWPQILQVLEHEEALRLNRIQYTPEDIAVLGLAPYWQQVVLLFEVQRQLVHCAADPVDLALIAALSPALRWQVTRRWPGRMPVEVRL; the protein is encoded by the coding sequence GTGCTTGCGCCACCCATGTTCCCTTCGTTCGAACGGGCCTACATCGAGGTCCTGCGTCACGTCAGTGAGGACTACGAGTTCAGGAATGCCCCCCGTGGCAACACGAGCAGGGAGAGTCTGGGGCTCAGCTTCCAGCTGTCGGACCCCCGATCTCGGACCCCCTTCCTCAACTCGCGGAAGATCAACCCGATCTACCACTTCGCTGAGGCGCTGTGGTATCTCGGCGGGCGCAGCGACCTCGCCATGATCGGCTACTACGCACCGCGCCGGCACCGGGATTCCCACGATGGTGTGACCATCGACGGCTCGGCGTACGGCGCCCGGATCTTTCAGCAGCCCTACGAGCAAGCCGTGGAGCTACTGCAAGGAGAGAAGGACTCTAAGCGCGCGGTGCTCCCGGTGTTCCGCGCCGGAGAGCTGGCTGATCCGCAGAGCCCGGATGTGCCGTGCCTCCTCGCCCTACATCTGCTGCTCCGCGAAGGCCGCCTGCACATGGTCTGCTATATGCGGGCCAACGACGCGGACCGTGGGCTGATCGCCGACGTTTTCTCCTTCACGCTCATCCAGGAGTTCACCGCCTGCGTGCTCGGCGTCGACTTGGGCACCTACACCCACCACGTTGGGTCGATGCACATCGGTGAGCCCGACATGCCGCGCGTCGAGCAGGTCATCGCCGAAAGCATTGGGCGGAGGTCGGAGCTGCCGCGGTTCGCCCCGCCGGTGATGCCCACGGACACCGGGTGGCCGCAGATTCTCCAGGTCCTGGAACACGAGGAGGCGCTGCGTCTTAACCGGATCCAGTACACGCCCGAGGACATTGCCGTACTGGGGCTCGCCCCGTATTGGCAGCAGGTGGTCCTTCTGTTCGAGGTGCAGCGGCAGCTCGTCCACTGTGCGGCCGATCCCGTGGATCTGGCGCTGATCGCCGCGCTCTCCCCGGCGCTCCGCTGGCAGGTCACCCGCCGGTGGCCGGGACGCATGCCCGTGGAGGTGAGGCTGTGA
- a CDS encoding ATP-binding protein: protein MTFTAWPASVGLARRQVMARLADWGLQGSRADDLLIICSELVTNAIEHASEPGGDVQVRLQEVDGDCRLEVSDPRPDLLPPRHLVVRGENGRGLLLVRSLADDMDVATTKGRKTVWARVLLPAGSGRPEVAA from the coding sequence ATGACGTTTACCGCGTGGCCGGCCTCTGTCGGACTTGCTCGTCGTCAGGTGATGGCCCGGCTGGCCGATTGGGGACTTCAGGGCTCCAGAGCAGATGACCTGCTGATCATCTGCTCGGAGCTAGTGACGAACGCGATCGAACACGCCAGCGAGCCGGGGGGTGATGTCCAGGTTCGGCTACAGGAGGTCGACGGTGATTGCCGCCTCGAAGTGAGCGACCCGCGCCCGGACCTGCTGCCTCCCAGGCACCTCGTCGTGCGAGGTGAGAACGGCCGGGGCCTGCTACTGGTCCGGAGCCTGGCGGACGACATGGACGTGGCTACGACGAAGGGACGCAAGACGGTGTGGGCGAGGGTGCTGCTGCCCGCGGGCAGCGGCAGGCCGGAGGTGGCCGCGTGA
- a CDS encoding GNAT family N-acetyltransferase yields MTDLELHHYRGTAAKEVLDELVAVYTVVYDVPPYIGDPFFSVESFAERLQGALEMNGFETVTARLAGEMVGLVHGVTLPADRAWWTSLGEARPAEVLAAAEADQVFWLRELMVLPKYTGQGIGRQLHDEVVAGREEPWTALTCIFDNEPARSAYPRWGYEVIGGRIKHAPESPEYDAMILRPTPSR; encoded by the coding sequence GTGACCGATCTTGAACTGCACCACTACCGGGGTACCGCAGCTAAGGAGGTGCTCGATGAGCTCGTGGCGGTCTACACCGTGGTCTACGACGTTCCCCCATACATCGGCGACCCGTTCTTCTCCGTCGAGTCCTTCGCCGAGCGCCTCCAGGGCGCGCTGGAGATGAACGGCTTCGAGACCGTCACCGCTCGGCTGGCCGGTGAGATGGTGGGCCTCGTGCACGGGGTCACCCTTCCCGCCGACCGGGCGTGGTGGACCAGCCTCGGCGAGGCCAGGCCGGCGGAGGTCCTCGCAGCGGCCGAGGCCGACCAGGTCTTCTGGCTCCGGGAGCTCATGGTCCTCCCCAAGTACACCGGCCAGGGGATCGGCCGACAGCTGCATGACGAGGTGGTCGCCGGCCGCGAAGAACCGTGGACTGCACTGACGTGCATCTTCGACAACGAGCCTGCCCGGAGTGCCTACCCCAGGTGGGGCTACGAGGTGATCGGCGGGCGCATCAAGCACGCTCCTGAATCCCCGGAGTACGACGCCATGATCCTGCGACCTACTCCGAGTCGATAG
- a CDS encoding phage minor capsid protein: MARRVAAVLEDAWQRLSARQAAVIAAFADNWRTPHVLATLEEFKQAIEAFHRAVDDEAVQFVGRQLPHLYEQGATAAASVSGSRFVWTLIHRDALQALAADSYGDFLRRSQETGRMADALYRAARAAARREVPLLAAGNVTARQAARALADRLAASSHLEYVIYRNGARVPVRAWAEAATLAKSAVAYNAGTLNQARESGVKYVEVFDGPDCGWTSHTDPDKAARTLRTVDEAAEWPISHPRCRRAFGPRPAIDSE, encoded by the coding sequence GTGGCCCGCCGAGTCGCCGCGGTCCTGGAGGACGCCTGGCAGCGCCTCAGCGCCCGCCAAGCCGCTGTGATCGCCGCCTTCGCCGACAACTGGCGGACGCCTCACGTCCTGGCAACTCTGGAGGAGTTCAAACAGGCGATCGAGGCTTTCCACAGGGCTGTGGACGACGAAGCGGTGCAGTTCGTCGGCCGCCAGCTGCCGCACCTGTACGAGCAGGGCGCGACGGCGGCTGCCTCAGTCTCCGGTAGCCGCTTTGTCTGGACACTGATCCACCGTGACGCCCTTCAGGCACTGGCCGCCGACTCCTACGGCGACTTCCTGCGTCGAAGCCAGGAGACTGGGCGGATGGCCGATGCCTTATACCGTGCTGCCCGCGCGGCCGCCCGACGCGAGGTCCCCCTTCTCGCGGCCGGGAACGTGACCGCGAGGCAGGCCGCCCGCGCGCTCGCCGACCGGCTGGCCGCCAGCAGCCACCTCGAGTACGTCATCTACCGCAACGGTGCCAGGGTGCCGGTCCGGGCTTGGGCCGAGGCCGCCACGCTTGCGAAAAGCGCGGTGGCCTACAACGCGGGCACTCTCAACCAGGCGCGGGAGAGCGGCGTCAAGTACGTCGAGGTCTTCGACGGGCCCGATTGCGGCTGGACGTCCCACACCGACCCGGATAAGGCGGCCCGGACGCTGCGCACCGTGGACGAGGCGGCCGAGTGGCCGATCTCTCATCCGCGGTGCCGCCGGGCATTCGGGCCGAGGCCTGCTATCGACTCGGAGTAG
- a CDS encoding major capsid protein: MTIQDLIKDVSAHDLTAFARAIPSPQDFLLTQQVFPTLVSREVKWRIKNSGRYVSTAKYRAYDASVPFADRQAWENAREGFLPPLGQKLVVGEQEQILLEQSHGADQDRLINLLYDDVERHVEAIRSRLELAAGDVLLDGKFTLAGENGLTLEVDFGVPAGNMPVAPKPWSDPTSDPIADELAWIQYLDDLGAPEPEMVLTSRKAFSFLAKNNSYRAAYYGSVNPSNTPTATLTPQQVNTVRGNYGLPPITFYKAQVRVDGTPTKVLPEDRWILLPPDRTKWGQMQFGITAEALVLSRGTNPEIDREDAPGVIITRGVQDDPVQIWTKGSAVGMPVLHTPDAHIVAKVL, encoded by the coding sequence ATGACCATCCAGGACCTCATCAAGGACGTGTCGGCTCACGACCTGACCGCCTTCGCCCGCGCCATCCCCAGCCCGCAGGACTTCCTCCTCACCCAGCAGGTGTTCCCGACGCTGGTCTCCCGCGAGGTGAAGTGGCGGATCAAGAACTCCGGCCGGTACGTCAGCACCGCGAAGTACCGCGCCTACGACGCGTCCGTGCCGTTCGCCGACCGCCAGGCGTGGGAGAACGCCCGCGAGGGCTTCCTTCCGCCCCTCGGCCAGAAGCTCGTGGTGGGCGAGCAGGAGCAGATCCTGCTGGAGCAGTCTCACGGCGCAGACCAGGACCGGCTGATCAACCTGCTGTACGACGACGTCGAGCGGCACGTCGAGGCGATCCGCTCCCGCCTGGAGCTCGCAGCTGGCGATGTCCTCCTGGACGGGAAGTTCACGCTGGCCGGTGAGAACGGACTGACGCTGGAGGTCGACTTCGGCGTGCCGGCGGGCAACATGCCGGTCGCACCGAAGCCGTGGTCCGATCCGACCAGCGATCCGATCGCCGACGAGCTCGCTTGGATCCAGTACCTGGACGACCTGGGCGCGCCCGAGCCGGAGATGGTGCTGACCTCCCGCAAGGCGTTCAGCTTCCTCGCGAAGAACAACAGCTACAGGGCCGCCTACTACGGCTCGGTGAATCCCTCCAACACCCCCACCGCGACCCTGACGCCCCAGCAGGTCAACACCGTCCGAGGCAACTACGGGCTCCCGCCGATCACCTTCTACAAGGCGCAGGTCCGGGTCGACGGAACCCCGACCAAGGTTCTGCCCGAGGACCGGTGGATCCTCCTGCCGCCGGACCGCACGAAATGGGGCCAGATGCAGTTCGGCATCACGGCCGAAGCCCTCGTTCTGTCGCGCGGCACCAACCCGGAGATCGACCGCGAGGACGCACCGGGCGTGATCATCACTCGAGGCGTGCAGGACGACCCGGTGCAGATCTGGACCAAGGGGTCGGCTGTCGGCATGCCCGTGCTGCACACCCCGGACGCCCACATCGTCGCGAAGGTCCTGTGA
- a CDS encoding head decoration protein, with amino-acid sequence MTIQPISSSASYTADRSWLASLHGTDSIETITLDMSKFSAGTHYQVSTDTTQPYSRVLSGVPVGKITASGLYGPFNPAATDGTQNLAGLVFAESLFAPGQPRVPAALLWHGVVKAARVPGGIDTTKVTASVTGPQIRFI; translated from the coding sequence TTGACCATCCAGCCGATCAGCAGCTCGGCCAGCTACACGGCTGACCGCAGCTGGCTCGCGAGCCTGCACGGCACCGACAGCATCGAGACGATCACCCTCGATATGTCGAAGTTCAGCGCAGGCACCCACTACCAGGTGTCCACCGACACCACGCAGCCGTACAGCCGCGTCCTGTCCGGCGTGCCCGTCGGGAAGATCACCGCGTCCGGCCTGTACGGGCCGTTCAACCCGGCCGCCACCGACGGCACCCAGAACCTCGCCGGCCTCGTCTTCGCCGAGAGCCTGTTCGCCCCCGGCCAGCCGAGGGTGCCCGCCGCGCTGCTCTGGCACGGCGTGGTCAAGGCCGCCCGCGTGCCCGGCGGCATCGACACCACCAAGGTCACCGCCTCGGTGACCGGCCCGCAGATCCGCTTCATCTGA
- a CDS encoding serine/threonine-protein kinase: MVSFQGLSGAQWSYDPRAQIGDPGGFGEVFCGASADGLAVAVKRVKLVLGSEEERRLREREVEIDKRLAVTPSEHLIHLLDIGRVDQDLLLVMPLAARSLRAAIRADSLDLEERIEAIRQVAQGLVELAAASVVHRDLKPANVLEVDGVWKLADFGIARDLLESTGTYTWAGVGTSPYKAPELWLGEPAAVKSDLYALGILAFEVLTGDQPFRGADEAALKREHLREAPPPLPDSVPAAIGRLVLRLLSKEPTGRPQDARAVIEAIDAGARRLLPEQERLREAAYDVQRKFSQEDAARAARSAAQARQDEHVAQGRSDLRHLLEDAAELAREAVPDVEFSMSEGTWKLHLGRALVVGALWPLTREVRADDPLILMGTVYVAQSGQYPTFHGNRLPAANIVCELIGERLRWSLLRFTATGMAPYAYGPTDRAHGFEPGTFEAQRVHMIHPGPHVWRLDQKQLTPEVLVELLYEAISDT, from the coding sequence ATGGTCTCATTCCAAGGTCTGAGCGGCGCGCAGTGGTCGTACGATCCAAGGGCGCAGATCGGGGATCCCGGCGGGTTTGGGGAGGTATTCTGCGGTGCCAGCGCGGATGGTCTAGCGGTAGCCGTGAAGCGGGTCAAGCTGGTGTTGGGTAGCGAGGAAGAGCGGCGCCTCCGCGAGCGGGAGGTTGAGATCGACAAGCGGCTCGCCGTCACCCCTTCGGAGCATTTGATTCACCTGCTTGACATCGGGAGGGTAGATCAAGACCTGCTCCTGGTGATGCCTCTTGCGGCCCGTTCCCTGCGCGCAGCGATTCGGGCCGACAGTCTTGATCTTGAGGAGCGTATAGAGGCGATTCGCCAGGTCGCGCAAGGGCTGGTCGAGTTGGCCGCAGCCTCGGTAGTGCATCGAGATTTGAAGCCTGCGAATGTGCTGGAAGTTGATGGCGTATGGAAGCTGGCTGACTTTGGTATCGCTCGTGACCTCCTTGAGTCGACTGGTACGTATACGTGGGCTGGCGTGGGGACGTCGCCCTACAAGGCGCCAGAGCTTTGGCTGGGCGAACCTGCCGCCGTGAAAAGTGATTTGTACGCGTTAGGTATTCTGGCATTTGAAGTCTTGACCGGTGATCAGCCGTTCCGTGGAGCGGATGAAGCGGCGCTGAAGCGCGAGCACCTTCGGGAGGCGCCACCACCATTGCCTGACAGTGTTCCCGCTGCGATCGGTCGGCTGGTCTTGAGACTGCTTTCGAAGGAGCCCACAGGTCGACCGCAGGATGCGCGTGCCGTGATTGAGGCAATTGATGCTGGTGCGAGACGGCTACTTCCAGAACAAGAGCGGCTGCGAGAGGCTGCGTATGACGTGCAGCGGAAGTTCTCACAGGAGGATGCGGCTCGTGCCGCGCGGTCAGCCGCACAAGCACGTCAGGACGAGCACGTTGCACAGGGTCGGTCTGATCTTCGTCATCTTCTTGAAGATGCCGCAGAACTGGCGCGTGAAGCAGTGCCCGACGTGGAGTTCAGCATGTCGGAGGGCACGTGGAAGTTGCACCTTGGCCGAGCTCTGGTAGTAGGGGCCCTGTGGCCGCTAACTCGGGAGGTGCGGGCTGATGATCCACTCATTCTCATGGGTACTGTCTATGTCGCCCAGTCAGGCCAATATCCCACGTTTCACGGAAATCGGCTTCCAGCGGCAAATATCGTCTGCGAACTTATCGGGGAGAGGCTGCGATGGTCGCTACTTCGCTTCACTGCGACTGGGATGGCCCCCTACGCGTATGGCCCAACTGATCGTGCGCACGGTTTCGAGCCGGGTACCTTCGAAGCCCAGAGAGTCCACATGATTCATCCGGGTCCGCACGTCTGGCGGTTAGATCAGAAGCAGCTGACGCCTGAGGTGCTAGTTGAGCTCTTGTATGAGGCAATCAGCGACACGTGA